The genomic DNA AAGGGGAAGACCCGCAGCGTTATCTTGAAGAGATCATCCGCAAGGTAGAAAACCACAGGCTTATCCACGTACTGCTGGAGGCCGAGGTCGAGACTGTCAAAGGATTCGTGGGGAATTTCGAGACAGTGCTTACTATAAGGCAAAACCACAATGAAACACACATGTCGCATGGCGACACAAAGGACAATGAAACTAATCCCCCCTCACCCCCCTTTACTAAAGGGGGGGATATGTTAAGCACCCCCTTGGAAGAAGACGGGGACCAATCAATTCCCCCTTTAGAAAAGGGAAAACCTCTCACTCCCCCTTTGGAAAAGGGGGATACAGGGGGATTTTCAGGTAAAAAGAAAGAGAACCTGCGGCACGGGATCATCATTATGGCTACCGGCGCCATGGCCTACAGGCCGGATGAATATCTGTACGGCCGGTCTGAACGGGTGGTGCTCCAGCATGAACTGGAAGAAAGGCTGGCCTCCGGTCAATTTATCCCGGCTAAAGAAGACACAGTGGTAATGATACAATGCGTGGGTTCCCGCGACGAGAAGCATCCATATTGCAGCAGCATCTGCTGCAGCATGGCCATTAAGAATGCGATCAAGATCAAAGAGATCAGTCCGGAAACGAACGTATACATCCTGTACCGGGATATGAGGACCTACGGATTCCACGAGGACTACTACAAACAGGCAAGAGAACAAGGGGTTGTCTTTGTCCGGTACGAGAAGGACGACAAACCCGTGGTCGCCGGGGTAGATGGGAGGTTGCGTGTCACCGTTACCGATCCGCTCATCAAAAAGAAAATCGTTATTGAAGGCAGTTTGCTGGTTTTAAGCACGGCCATCGTGCCGCGAGAGGACAAGACTCTGGAAAAGGCCATATCCGTGCCACGTTCGGCGGACGGTTTTTTCCTGGAGTCCCACGTGCAGCTCAGGCCGGTCGATTCCTATGTAGACGGAGTCTATATCTGTGGCATGGCCCAGTTTCCCAAACCGGTTGATGAAGCCGTGGCTCAGGCCAAAGCGGCGGCGTCTCGGGCGGCGATCATGCTGGCCAGGGGCTACGTAAAAGCTGAACCCATCGTGTCATCCTGCGACCAGGAGAAATGCATTGGGTGCGGCGTGTGCGAATATTTCTGCCCTTATGGCGCTATCCGGATGACGAAAGTGGGAAAGGTAAAGAAAGCGGAAACAATCATTGCTGCATGCAAGGGGTGCGGAATTTGCGCTTCGTACTGCCCGGCCAGGGCCATCAGCATGGGCCGGTTTACGCACGACCAGATCAGCGCTCAGATTGCGGCTTTTGGGGCAGATGGTTCATAAGGATTGAGAGATGAATTGGGCATTCACCGCAAAGGCGCAAAGGACGCAAAGAATTCAGGAAGACGTTTGAATCAGGAACTCAGGAGATCAGGAAAGTATTATTGAGAAATTGATTTTCAGCAGTGCGGCTTATGGTTGCTCTGTTCTTTCATGGGTTCGTGAGTTCCAGATTAATAGCCTTTTCTGAGTGCAGGACTGTTTCAAACACCTAACGTGTTATTTTAGTTTTTCAATAAAAGTCTTCTCTGCGGTGAGATATTCGACTTGAGGAACGAGAGTATGGTGAATGAACCTAAAATACTTGGATTTTTATGTCACTGGTGTTGCTATGCGGCGGCGGATGCCGCGGGTGTGGCCCGGTTTCAGTATCCGTCCTACATTCGGACTATACGGGTCATGTGTACCGGCAGGATAGATCCCGCCTTTATTCTGGACGGTTTTGTCAAAGGGGCGGACGGGATTTTCATGGGCGGGTGACACCTTGGTGAATGTCATTACCGGTCCGGTAATTTCGAAGCCATAAAAAAGATCAAATTAATCCACACCATCCTGGATCAGGTTGGAGTGGACAAGGGAAGGGTGAGTCTGGAATGGGTCTCTGCTGCCGAAGGCCCGCGTTTTGTCCAGGTGGTAACCGACTTCTCCCATCGAATCCGAGCCCTTGGCCCGGTAGGGCAAAGTGAGGGCGTTGATCGCCGGCTTCTGCTCCGTAAGCTGGAGGCTGCCAGGCTGGCTGCGGAGGGCATGAAGCTGCGGGCGGCTTTTGCGAAACAGGCCAAAGAGATGAAGGAAAGCAACGCCGATTTTCCCTCTGAAGATAAACTGAGAGCAACGCTCGTTGATGAAATGGACATTTTTGAGACTCTCCTGTTCCTTCAGAAAGACAAGAACGACATCGCAGAGCTGGCGGAATTGCTGAATCTTTCGCCGGAACGGGTCAAGTACTGTATCGACACGCTGGGCAGGAGGAATATCTGGAGCGGAGTACCGTATGGAAACAGTTCTGTTAACTCAAGCGGATCCTAAGTTCAAATACGAAATCGCCGGGAAGATAGGCCTGGAGGAGATAAAGCCCTGCTATTCCTGCGGGTCATGTACGGGGGTATGCCCGGTTCGGGAGGTCATAGAGGATTTCGACCCACGGCGCATCATACACATGATCGTTCTGGGTATGAGAGATGAGGTTCTTTCATCTGACCTTATCTGGTTTTGCTGCCTGTGCAACTCCTGCTATTTCGTTTGTCCGCAAGGGATAAAGTTCGCACGTATAGCCACCGAGCTGCAAAAAATGGCGCTGGCCGAGGGGCGCGTTGACGATGACTTCCTGAAACGGTTGGAGCCGGTTAAGGCCTGTTTACAGGATCTATGCCGTCGTACCATGTTT from Desulfovibrionales bacterium includes the following:
- a CDS encoding 4Fe-4S dicluster domain-containing protein; amino-acid sequence: METVLLTQADPKFKYEIAGKIGLEEIKPCYSCGSCTGVCPVREVIEDFDPRRIIHMIVLGMRDEVLSSDLIWFCCLCNSCYFVCPQGIKFARIATELQKMALAEGRVDDDFLKRLEPVKACLQDLCRRTMFMKVKEGMRGTHIMPCWRKYTAKAG
- a CDS encoding hydrogenase iron-sulfur subunit, whose amino-acid sequence is MVNEPKILGFLCHWCCYAAADAAGVARFQYPSYIRTIRVMCTGRIDPAFILDGFVKGADGIFMGGUHLGECHYRSGNFEAIKKIKLIHTILDQVGVDKGRVSLEWVSAAEGPRFVQVVTDFSHRIRALGPVGQSEGVDRRLLLRKLEAARLAAEGMKLRAAFAKQAKEMKESNADFPSEDKLRATLVDEMDIFETLLFLQKDKNDIAELAELLNLSPERVKYCIDTLGRRNIWSGVPYGNSSVNSSGS